The Artemia franciscana chromosome 18, ASM3288406v1, whole genome shotgun sequence genome includes a window with the following:
- the LOC136038428 gene encoding zinc finger protein 664-like yields the protein MEGSDVLNCFQDLSTKLKPNCDPLKQELNVNEDSEPKDESTNDDKHIFPLFSMKHEYNLLAGSSGISADCKPSSGHLKVESQSGEDKDIPRSHTVKKPFECDICRKCFSTNSGLIVHQRTHTGEKPYKCDICEKMFSQKSQLTYHRKSHTGEKLFQRNTCDKKFGWKFDLSSHQRIHTGEKPFKCDICEKMFNHKSNLFSHQRNHTGEKPFKCDICRKCFSRNSDLIVHQRTHTGEKPYKCDICEKMFSQKSQLTYHRKSHTGENLFQCNTCDKTFGWKSDLSLHQRTHTGEKPFKCDICEKMFNHKSNLFSHQRTHTGEKPFKCDMCVKTFSVKYNLSIHQRTHTGEKPFKCDICKKTFSLKSSLSDHERTYTKDKPFKCDVCQTVFRQKSLVAAHQRIHATK from the exons AACCTAAAGACGAATCAACAAACGACgataaacatattttccctttattttcaatgaaacacGAATACAATCTTTTGGCTGGCTCTTCTGGCATATCTGCAGATTGCAAACCCAGTTCTGGTCATCTTAAAGTGGAGTCACAAAGTGGCGAGgacaaag ATATCCCACGAAGCCACACTgtgaaaaaaccttttgaatgtgaTATTTGCAGGAAGTGTTTTTCTACAAATTCTGGTTTAATTGTTCATCAAAGAAcgcatactggagaaaaaccttacAAATGTGACATATGCGAAAAAATGTTCAGTCAGAAATCCCAACTAACTTATCATCGAAAAAGTCACACTGGAGAAAAACTTTTCCAACGCAACACGTGCGATAAAAAATTCGGTTGGAAATTCGACCTATCTTCACATCAAAGAATTCACACCGGAGAAAAGCCTTTCAAGTGTGACATATGCGAAAAAATGTTCAATCATAAATCGAACCTATTTTCACATCAGAGAaatcatactggagaaaaaccattcaaatgTGATATTTGCAGGAAGTGTTTttctagaaattctgatttaatTGTTCATCAAAGAAcgcatactggagaaaaaccttacAAATGTGACATATGCGAAAAAATGTTCAGTCAGAAATCCCAACTAACTTATCATCGAAAAAGTCACACTGGAGAAAATCTTTTCCAATGCAACACGTGCGATAAAACATTCGGTTGGAAATCCGACCTATCTTTACATCAAAGAACTCACACCGGAGAAAAGCCTTTCAAGTGTGACATATGCGAAAAAATGTTCAATCATAAATCAAACCTATTTTCACATCagagaactcatactggagaaaaaccattcaaatgTGACATGTGCGTTAAAACATTCAGTGTAAAATACAATCTATCTAttcatcaaagaactcatactgggGAGAAACCTTTCAAATGTGACATATGCAAAAAAACATTCAGTCTTAAATCAAGTCTATCTGATCATGAAAGAACTTATACTAAAGATAAACCTTTCAAATGTGACGTATGTCAGACAGTATTTCGTCAAAAATCCCTCGTAGCTGCTCATCAAAGAATTCATGCTACAAAATAA